One genomic region from Apteryx mantelli isolate bAptMan1 chromosome 7, bAptMan1.hap1, whole genome shotgun sequence encodes:
- the FAM204A gene encoding protein FAM204A isoform X2: MKTQANQGNRGQKRKRHRKEKLKKNNKEVTESQQLANEDQWKELTQYFGINDRFESLVNRRAPQKSGLELSIEKSVAEGDIDKAEELSDRLAIRELGVKIAKAAACRNFVKAKQEAEAAQEARKKKKLAWGFEAKKRWETKSNMGYM; the protein is encoded by the exons atgaaaacCCAAGCAAATCAGGGAAACAGAGGCCAAAAAAGAAAGCGCCACAGAAAAG aaaaactgaaaaagaacaataaaGAAGTGACTGAGAG tCAACAGTTGGCAAATGAAGACCAATGGAAAGAGCTTACACAATACTTTGGAATCAATGACAGATTTGAATCACTTGTGAATAGAAGGGCTCCACAAAAG tctGGCCTTGAACTTAGCATAGAGAAGTCTGTGGCTGAAGGTGATATTGATAAAGCTGAGGAGCTGAGTGATAGATTAGCCATTCGTGAG CTTGGAGTGAAAATTGCCAAAGCTGCTGCTTGCCGCAACTTTGTAAAAGCTAAGCAAGAAGCAGAGGCTGCCCAAGAAGCTCGAAAGAAAAAGAAGCTTGCTTGGGG ATTTGAAGCTAAGAAAAGGTGGGAAACAAAAAGCAACATGGGATACATGTAA
- the FAM204A gene encoding protein FAM204A isoform X3 gives MWSGLLPRGLNESDVDLSSDDGDALDSAISFSKEDTKEDIKTVQLSEFQESESESITISKPTLISVTDGENNCQACPSGVSLNMWNKFVELQKKKHEMKTQANQGNRGQKRKRHRKEKLKKNNKEVTERYKQVNSTVGK, from the exons ATGTGGAGCGGACTGTTACCTCGAGGACTGAATGAAAGTGATGTTGACTTAAGTTCTGATGATGGAGATGCATTGGATAGTGCAATATCCTTCTCAAAGGAAGATACAAAAGAAGATATTAAAACAGTTCAGCTTTCTGAATTCCAGGAGAGTGAATCTGAAAGTATCACCATCAGTAAACCCACTTTGATATCAGTGACAGATGGAGAAAATAATTGTCAAGCATGCCCTTCTGGAGTTTCTTTAAATATGTGGAAT AAATTTGTGGagcttcagaagaaaaaacatgaaatgaaaacCCAAGCAAATCAGGGAAACAGAGGCCAAAAAAGAAAGCGCCACAGAAAAG aaaaactgaaaaagaacaataaaGAAGTGACTGAGAGGTATAAACAGGTCAAT tCAACAGTTGGCAAATGA
- the FAM204A gene encoding protein FAM204A isoform X4, translated as MWSGLLPRGLNESDVDLSSDDGDALDSAISFSKEDTKEDIKTVQLSEFQESESESITISKPTLISVTDGENNCQACPSGVSLNMWNKFVELQKKKHEMKTQANQGNRGQKRKRHRKEKLKKNNKEVTERYKQSTVGK; from the exons ATGTGGAGCGGACTGTTACCTCGAGGACTGAATGAAAGTGATGTTGACTTAAGTTCTGATGATGGAGATGCATTGGATAGTGCAATATCCTTCTCAAAGGAAGATACAAAAGAAGATATTAAAACAGTTCAGCTTTCTGAATTCCAGGAGAGTGAATCTGAAAGTATCACCATCAGTAAACCCACTTTGATATCAGTGACAGATGGAGAAAATAATTGTCAAGCATGCCCTTCTGGAGTTTCTTTAAATATGTGGAAT AAATTTGTGGagcttcagaagaaaaaacatgaaatgaaaacCCAAGCAAATCAGGGAAACAGAGGCCAAAAAAGAAAGCGCCACAGAAAAG aaaaactgaaaaagaacaataaaGAAGTGACTGAGAGGTATAAACAG tCAACAGTTGGCAAATGA
- the FAM204A gene encoding protein FAM204A isoform X1 — MWSGLLPRGLNESDVDLSSDDGDALDSAISFSKEDTKEDIKTVQLSEFQESESESITISKPTLISVTDGENNCQACPSGVSLNMWNKFVELQKKKHEMKTQANQGNRGQKRKRHRKEKLKKNNKEVTESQQLANEDQWKELTQYFGINDRFESLVNRRAPQKSGLELSIEKSVAEGDIDKAEELSDRLAIRELGVKIAKAAACRNFVKAKQEAEAAQEARKKKKLAWGFEAKKRWETKSNMGYM; from the exons ATGTGGAGCGGACTGTTACCTCGAGGACTGAATGAAAGTGATGTTGACTTAAGTTCTGATGATGGAGATGCATTGGATAGTGCAATATCCTTCTCAAAGGAAGATACAAAAGAAGATATTAAAACAGTTCAGCTTTCTGAATTCCAGGAGAGTGAATCTGAAAGTATCACCATCAGTAAACCCACTTTGATATCAGTGACAGATGGAGAAAATAATTGTCAAGCATGCCCTTCTGGAGTTTCTTTAAATATGTGGAAT AAATTTGTGGagcttcagaagaaaaaacatgaaatgaaaacCCAAGCAAATCAGGGAAACAGAGGCCAAAAAAGAAAGCGCCACAGAAAAG aaaaactgaaaaagaacaataaaGAAGTGACTGAGAG tCAACAGTTGGCAAATGAAGACCAATGGAAAGAGCTTACACAATACTTTGGAATCAATGACAGATTTGAATCACTTGTGAATAGAAGGGCTCCACAAAAG tctGGCCTTGAACTTAGCATAGAGAAGTCTGTGGCTGAAGGTGATATTGATAAAGCTGAGGAGCTGAGTGATAGATTAGCCATTCGTGAG CTTGGAGTGAAAATTGCCAAAGCTGCTGCTTGCCGCAACTTTGTAAAAGCTAAGCAAGAAGCAGAGGCTGCCCAAGAAGCTCGAAAGAAAAAGAAGCTTGCTTGGGG ATTTGAAGCTAAGAAAAGGTGGGAAACAAAAAGCAACATGGGATACATGTAA